One window of the Eucalyptus grandis isolate ANBG69807.140 chromosome 6, ASM1654582v1, whole genome shotgun sequence genome contains the following:
- the LOC104448269 gene encoding patatin-like protein 2, protein MATPGYMPSHYFKTIDHLGNITKFNLSGIVANNSSGIAIGETIREVTGGIHSLVEARKHGQFLLLSIGTGIRDSLDESILCLIKALDAKVYYLQIQDDTFCGDLSSIGKATKENLLDLVKVGEDLLQKPVFKRNPRSDRPYSKETYAEVLVSFWRYMYFSLHPRLTKHRFSSPAKTMISCTIVVLTTEE, encoded by the exons ATGGCGACACCGGGTTACATGCCCTCCCACTATTTCAAGACAATTGACCATTTGGGAAATATCACAAAATTCAACCTCAGCGGAATTGTCGCAAATAATTCG AGTGGGATTGCAATAGGGGAAACAATAAGGGAAGTGACAGGAGGGATTCACAGTTTGGTTGAAGCGAGAAAGCATGGCCAGTTTCTCCTTTTATCGATCGGGACAGGGATAAGAGACTCGCTCGATGAGAGCATTCTCTGTCTCATCAAAGCTCTTGACGCCAAAGTTTATTACCTTCAGATTCAG GATGATACTTTTTGTGGGGACCTATCTTCCATAGGCAAAGCCACCAAGGAGAATTTGTTGGATCTAGTGAAAGTTGGTGAAGATTTGTTGCAAAAACCGGTTTTTAAGAGAAACCCAAGAAGTGACAGGCCGTATTCTAAAGAGACCTATGCCGAGGTTCTTGTAAG cttttggAGATACATGTACTTCTCATTGCATCCGCGGCTTACAAAACATAGATTCAGCAGTCCAGCTAAAACTATGATATCGTGCACAATTGTAGTCTTGACCACGGAGGAATAG